The Pseudomonas alkylphenolica genomic sequence TTCAAGGACGACAAACGCATCATCCCGGCCCGCGACGATGCCTCCTCGTTCATTGCCAGTGGCGGCGCTATTCGTGGTGTTTACCTGGAGTCGATGATGCGGCGTATTCGCCAGGACAACCCCGACTTGCAGGCCAGCGACGAAGACATCGCCCGGGCGATCCTGATTGAGGATGACCCCGGCAGTGCACGCTGATCCTGATCAGGGACAAGGCCAGCTCCCGGGATGTAAACTGAAATCGTCTGCTTCATCCCCAGAGGCAGGTTCAGGTTGCGGAGTTCATCATGTGCAGATTTTCGCCACTCGGCCTTTGCCTGGCCGTGTCATTGCTCAGCGTGCCGGCACTGGCCGAAACCGTGGTACCGCTCAAGGGCCAAAGCTCGCAGCAGGTCCAGCTGGATATCAACGACTGTCACAATGTCGCCAATAGCGCTTCGACCGCGCCGCCTGTAACGGGTGGCCGGGTCAGAGGCGCGGCGGTCGGCGCCGCGGCCGGTGCGGTAGGGGCCCAGGTGCGTGGTAATCAACACGACGAAGTCTATGACCGTGTCGACGACGATGTGAAGCAGGAGTATCGGCAGAATCGCGCCAAGGAAACTGCGGCCGCCGGTGCCGTGGTCGGTGGTTCGCGTCAGCGCCAGGAGCGGCGCGAGCAGCGCCGGACCAGTGAGTCGACCAATGCCTCGGCTTACACCAGTTGCTTGCAAGGCAGGGGCTATCAGGTTTCGCCCTGAAAGCACAGCTTATTCCCCCGGTGGGAGCGGGCTTGCCCCGCGATACGATGTGACTGACAGATCGCAATCGCGGGGCAAGCCCGCTCCCACCGGGGGGGGCGCTACCAGCCCTTCACACCATGCATATCCGGCAACCTGTGAGCGATGCCTTTGTGACAGTCGATACAGGTAGCCTCGCCTTTGGCCAGCGAGGTGGAGTGCATGGCCACAGCGCGCTTGCTCTGGCGGGTGAAGTCCATGAACTCGAAGTTGTGACAGTTTCGGCATTCGCGTGAATCGTTGGCCTTGAGCCTGGCCCATTCATGCTCGGCCAGCTCCCGGCGCAGGGCGACGAACTTGTCGCGGGTGTCGATGGTGCCGAAGATCTTGCCCCAGACCTCTTTGGAGGCCTGCATCTTGCGCGCGATCTTGTGCGTCCATTCGTGCGGCACGTGACAATCCGGGCAACTGGCACGCACGCCGGAGCGGTTGGTGTAGTGGATGGTTTCCTTGAGCTCGATGAAGACGTTGTCGCGCATTTCATGGCACGACACGCAGAACTTCTCGGTATTGGTCATTTCCAGCGCGGTGTTGAAGCCGCCCCAGAAAATGATCCCGGCAATAAAGCCGCCAAGGGTCAAAAAGCCCAGGCTGAAATACACGCTCGGCCGACAGAGGATGCCCCAGTACTCCTTAAGCAGGGCGAACAGTGCTTTCATGGCGCCTCCTCAAGGTTTCTTCGCGGCGTTGGCGTCGTCTTGCAGGATTTTGTCGATGGTTTCGAAGCTGTTGCCCACCAGCGGCTGCACCTCTTTCTGCGGCACATGGCACTGGTTGCAGAAGTAGCGGCGCGGCGATACCGCCGCCAGGGCCTGGCCGTCGCGGTCCATGTAATGGGTGATGCTGATCATCGTCGCCTGGCTGCGGGCGCTGTTGGCACGGCTGTGGCACGACAGGCACTTGTTGCCGTTCTTGTCGATCTGATAGCCGCGAATGCTGTGGGGAATGGTCGGCGGCTGGTCAGGGTAGTTGCGCTCGCGCTTGAGGTCCTTGTTTTCATCGTTGGCAATCGGTGGCGCCGGCATGCTTTGGGTCAGGGTACCGCCGGGTCGGCGACCGTCCGGGCCGGGGGCATCGAGCGGATAGTCGATTTCGGCAGCGATCACCACGCCAATCGCAGCGAGCAGGCACAACGGCAGGATTCGAAAGGTCATGACGGTGCTCCTCAGGCGACGCTGATCAACTCGATGCGTATGGCGCATTTTTTGTAGTCGGTCTGCTTGGAGATCGGGTCGGTGGCATCGAGCGTGACCTTGTTGATCAGCTTGTTGGCATCGAAAAACGGCACGAACACCAGGCCTTGCGGCGGCTTGTTGCGCCCGCGGGTTTCGATGCGCGCGCGGATTTCGCCACGCCGGCTGATCAGTTTCACTTCGCTGCCGCGCCGCGCATTCAGGGCTTTGGCGTCGTCGGGGTGCATGTAGACCAAGGCATCGGGTACCGCTTTGTACAGCTCTTCGACCCGCTGGGTCATGCTCCCGGTGTGCCAGTGCTCAAGCACCCGGCCGGTGCTCAGCCAGAACGGGTAGTCGGCATCCGGGGCTTCGGCCGGCGGCTCATAGGGCAGGGCAAAGATGATCGCTTTCTTGTCCGGGTAGCCATAGAACTGCACACCACTGCCGGCCTCGACGTACGGGTCAGTGCCCTCGCGATAACGCCAGCGAGTCTCCTTGCCGTCGACCACTGGCCAGCGCAGTCCGCGCTCACTGTGGTAGCGATCAAACGGGGCGAGGTCGTGGCCGTGACCACGGCCGAACTGGGCGTACTCTTCGAACAGGCCTTTTTGCAGGTAGAAGCCAAACGCCTTGGCCTCATCGTTCTTGTACCCGGCTTCCAGTTGCTCGACCGGAAACTGGTCGACCTGACCGTTCTTGAACAGTACCTCGAACAAGGTTTTGCCCTTGTATTCAGGCGCCTTGGCCAACAGCTCTGCAGGCCAGGTTTCATCGGTGGTGAAACGTTTGGAAAACTCCACCAGTTGCCACAAGTCCGACTTGGCATCACCGGGCGCCGTGACCAACTGATGCCAGAACTGGGTACGACGCTCGGCGTTGCCAAAGGCGCCTTCCTTTTCCACCCACATCGCGCTGGGCAGGATCAGGTCGG encodes the following:
- a CDS encoding DUF2388 domain-containing protein, which translates into the protein MRRLLIASSLVLCLPMGAALADVDASDVATSAGVSASLYSTFKDDKRIIPARDDASSFIASGGAIRGVYLESMMRRIRQDNPDLQASDEDIARAILIEDDPGSAR
- a CDS encoding YMGG-like glycine zipper-containing protein — protein: MCRFSPLGLCLAVSLLSVPALAETVVPLKGQSSQQVQLDINDCHNVANSASTAPPVTGGRVRGAAVGAAAGAVGAQVRGNQHDEVYDRVDDDVKQEYRQNRAKETAAAGAVVGGSRQRQERREQRRTSESTNASAYTSCLQGRGYQVSP
- a CDS encoding cytochrome c3 family protein encodes the protein MKALFALLKEYWGILCRPSVYFSLGFLTLGGFIAGIIFWGGFNTALEMTNTEKFCVSCHEMRDNVFIELKETIHYTNRSGVRASCPDCHVPHEWTHKIARKMQASKEVWGKIFGTIDTRDKFVALRRELAEHEWARLKANDSRECRNCHNFEFMDFTRQSKRAVAMHSTSLAKGEATCIDCHKGIAHRLPDMHGVKGW
- a CDS encoding nitrate reductase cytochrome c-type subunit, yielding MTFRILPLCLLAAIGVVIAAEIDYPLDAPGPDGRRPGGTLTQSMPAPPIANDENKDLKRERNYPDQPPTIPHSIRGYQIDKNGNKCLSCHSRANSARSQATMISITHYMDRDGQALAAVSPRRYFCNQCHVPQKEVQPLVGNSFETIDKILQDDANAAKKP